From one Nothobranchius furzeri strain GRZ-AD chromosome 2, NfurGRZ-RIMD1, whole genome shotgun sequence genomic stretch:
- the LOC139061986 gene encoding LOW QUALITY PROTEIN: uncharacterized protein (The sequence of the model RefSeq protein was modified relative to this genomic sequence to represent the inferred CDS: substituted 2 bases at 2 genomic stop codons), with the protein MGYAPPWIPQKHLSQYANPDWPVTVTYVSPPPPPSHGSSPCARAAKAQSPRACAVVAMSTTAPQPLEGAAAPVLPRPGDISSHPSGRNLLPAEEGSDMLVPPDRSQSGFYSRKFLRFAFQGVCYEYTVLPFGLSLSLRVFVRCTEAAIAPLRGRGIRLATYLDDWLLLARSREENKLAEKRFTPLPENNLSRSESGLRDDHGPSLGTTCERALVLPGVLPPTQFGGAFGVGSCEESGHDRCKPRDTPVRGLEPASSSVGTDLDLVRHSCSGSLCLQGECSVSTVFLPARPRRSTRRGCAGARLATGTASRFSPSGPDTTHLAEGTNPAPHSHSGGPILASHALGGRHFPAPGGPTLETAASQGPGVPSGRLNLPPSSRMAGSVGLAPEGCGLGSAELPQAVIRTIQNARAPSTRSLYDCKWRVFEAWCQGREVSTFQCPVNVILSFLQDLLDGKKAFSTIKVYLAAISARYLGFGEKLAGQHALVCSFMRGARRLLPVSXPLVPSXDLCLVLSALSGPPFEPMDGLDLKILSLKVVLLLALVSAKRVSDLQALSVHPSCTQFAPGDMKVSLKPNPAFVPKAVGSFSPIILTAFYPLPFSSPEEERLHKLCPICALKEYVNRTENLCMGDQLFVSWGGPRKGKPVTKQQLSHWIVEAISMAYSCQGIQAPVGLRAHSTRGLSASWALFRGLSIQEICAAVSWASPLAFACFYKLDVSAPAMTHTILSVGSLAGQDVPL; encoded by the exons atgggatacgcccctccgtggattcctcagaagcacttatctcaatacgccaatcctgattggccagtgaccgtgacgtacgtgtcccccccccccccccccagccacgGATCGTCCCCGTGCGCCAGGGCcgccaaagcacaaagcccccgcgcatgtgcAGTGGTTGCCATGAGCAccactgccccacaacctctggagggagctgctgctcc tgttctcccacgcccaggggacatcagctcacatccttcagggagaaatctcctccctgctgaagAAGGTAGCGATAtgcttgtgcctcccgatcggtctcagagcggtttctactccag gaaatttctgaggtttgcctttcagggagtgtgttacgaatacaccgtgctcccatttggCCTCTCACTGAGcctgagggtgtttgtcaggtgtacagaggcggcgatcgcccctctgagagggaggggcattcggctggccacgtatttagacgactggctcctgctggcacggtccagagaggag aataaactggcagaaaaacgctttactcccctcccagaaaataacctttctaggtctgaatctggactcagggacgATCACGGCCCGTCTCTTGGCACCACGtgtgaacgcgctctcgttctgcctggcgtgcttccgcctacacagttcg ggggtgcctttggggttggttcttgtGAGgagagtggtcacgacagatgcaagcct agggacacccctgtacggggactggagcctgcatccagcagtgttggaacagatttggatctggTTCGGCACAGCTGTAGTGGATctctttgcctccaaggagaatgctcagtgtccactgtttttctccctgcgcgaccgagacgctccactcggcgtggatgcGCTGGTGCACGACTGGCCACTGGGACTGCttcacgcttttcccccagtggccctgataccacccaccttgctgagggtacgaacccagcgccacactctcattctggtggccccatactggccagccatgcattgggtggcagacattttccagctcctggagggccaaccttggaaactgccgcttcgcagggacctggtgtcccaagcgggaggctcaatCTTCCACCATCATCGAGAATGGCTGgatctgtgggcctggcccctgaggggtgcgggctagggTCAGCCGAGCTTCCCCAGGCAGTCAttagaaccattcagaatgctagggccccctccactaggtccctatatgactgtaaatggagggtgtttgaagcctggtgtcagggcagggaggtctcaaccTTCCAGTGCcctgtgaacgtcattctgtctttcctgcaagacttgttggatgggaagaaggctttctccaccattaaagtgtacctggcagccatttccgcccgatacTTGGGTTTTGGggagaaattggcaggtcaacacgccctggtgtgtagcttcatgaggggcgcacgcaggcttctccctgtgtcttgacccctggtgccctcataggATCTGTGCTTGGTGCTGtctgccctctccgggcctccatttgagcctatggacggcctggaccttaagatcctgtctcttaaggtggtgctactcctggctttggtatctgcaaagcgagttagtgacttacaggctctctctgtgcacccatcctgcacccagtttgcaccaggtgacatgaaggtgtccctgaagcccaaccctgcctttgtgcctaaggcagtgggctccttttctcctattatcctcacagctttctacccactgcccttctcctctcctgaggaggagcggttgcacaagctgtgtccgatttgcgcgctcaaggagtatgttaatcggacggagaacctttgcatgggggaccagctttttgtgtcatggggtgggcctcgtaaggggaaacccgtcacaaagcagcagctttcccactggattgtggaggctatttctatggcttactcctgtcagggcattcaggcacctgtagggctcagggcccattctactaggggcctgtctgcttcttgggccctttttcgggggctgtcaatccaggagatttgtgctgcagtaagttgggcttctccacttgcatttgcatgcttctataagcttgatgtttcggcccctgcaatgactcacacgattctgagtgtggggtctttggcgggccaagacgtacccctgtag